A window of Komagataeibacter medellinensis NBRC 3288 contains these coding sequences:
- a CDS encoding IS5 family transposase, with protein sequence MLARLSGLGDQLEAFSRTVDFEVFRPDLDRALAYADGSKGGRPPFDPVLMFKILVIQTLNNLSDERTEYLINDRLSFMRFLGLALSDRVPDAKTVWLFRERLTEAGAIQKLFERFDATLRNAGYLPMSGQILDATLVAAPKQRNTNAEKVDLREGRIPQDWQDKPAKLSHKDRHARWTLKFTKAKRQEDGTLPSTDLAIPFFGYKSHIFIDRKFRLIRKWKATDAAASDGARLREGLLDKTNTASSVWADTAYRSKANEDFMDKEGFVSKVHRKKPHLKPMPRHIQRSNAGKSVIRSRVEHVFADQKSQTGLFVRTVGITRATMRIGLANIVYNMRRFLFLERLNAAA encoded by the coding sequence GTGCTAGCCCGTTTGAGTGGCCTTGGCGATCAGCTCGAAGCGTTTTCTCGGACTGTGGATTTTGAGGTGTTCCGTCCTGATCTGGACAGGGCTCTGGCCTATGCGGACGGAAGTAAAGGTGGCCGTCCCCCGTTTGATCCGGTGCTGATGTTCAAGATCCTGGTGATCCAGACGCTGAACAATCTCTCCGACGAGCGAACGGAGTATCTGATCAACGACCGGCTGTCCTTCATGCGCTTCCTCGGCCTGGCGTTATCGGACCGGGTGCCTGACGCCAAAACGGTCTGGCTGTTCCGTGAACGGCTGACCGAGGCTGGCGCCATCCAGAAGCTGTTCGAGCGCTTTGACGCCACCCTGCGAAACGCCGGGTATCTGCCGATGTCCGGCCAGATCCTGGATGCCACGCTGGTGGCGGCGCCAAAGCAGCGCAATACCAACGCGGAGAAAGTTGATCTTCGGGAAGGCCGCATTCCGCAGGACTGGCAGGACAAGCCTGCCAAGTTGTCCCACAAGGATCGCCATGCGCGATGGACACTGAAGTTCACGAAGGCAAAGCGGCAGGAGGACGGGACGCTCCCGTCCACGGACCTCGCCATCCCGTTCTTTGGCTACAAATCGCATATTTTCATCGATCGAAAGTTTCGACTGATCCGGAAATGGAAAGCGACGGATGCCGCCGCCAGTGATGGTGCCAGGCTGCGCGAGGGCTTGCTCGATAAAACCAATACGGCCTCAAGCGTTTGGGCCGACACCGCGTATCGCTCGAAAGCCAATGAGGACTTCATGGACAAAGAGGGTTTCGTCTCGAAGGTTCACAGGAAAAAGCCGCATCTCAAGCCCATGCCCCGCCATATCCAGCGCTCTAACGCAGGGAAGTCCGTCATCCGATCCCGCGTCGAGCATGTCTTTGCCGATCAGAAATCGCAGACGGGATTGTTCGTCCGGACCGTGGGCATTACCCGGGCCACCATGAGGATTGGCTTGGCCAATATCGTCTACAACATGCGCCGCTTCCTCTTCCTCGAGAGGTTGAACGCGGCCGCGTAG